The uncultured Pseudodesulfovibrio sp. genome includes a region encoding these proteins:
- a CDS encoding two-component system response regulator encodes MADREKQTVLVVDDIPTNLDLLVETLKDEYRVLAALSGREALDIVHSSNPPDIVLLDVMMPYMDGYTVCELIKSDLRSRNLPVIFVTARDQEQDQTKGFEVGGVDYITKPISPAVVLARVRTHLALHNQNLALERKVAERSRDLYETRLQIIRRLSVAAEYKDNETGLHIVRMSGYCRALAKASGLDDEAADLIYSAAPMHDVGKIGIPDHILNKPAKLDPDEWEIMKTHTTIGAKIIGEQDNRLMVIARRIALTHHERWDGTGYPEGLAGEDIPLEGRIVALADVFDALTSKRPYKEAWPEDQACAYMREQRGKHFDPQLTDLFLDNLETLREIKASVGEDAFEN; translated from the coding sequence ATGGCGGACAGGGAAAAGCAGACCGTGCTGGTGGTGGACGATATTCCCACCAACCTCGATCTGCTGGTGGAAACATTGAAGGACGAATATCGGGTGCTGGCGGCTCTCAGCGGCCGTGAGGCGCTGGATATCGTTCACTCGAGCAATCCGCCGGACATTGTCCTGCTCGACGTCATGATGCCCTACATGGACGGGTACACCGTCTGCGAGCTCATCAAGTCCGACCTGCGCTCCCGAAATCTTCCCGTCATCTTCGTCACGGCGCGTGACCAGGAGCAGGACCAGACCAAAGGGTTCGAGGTTGGCGGTGTGGATTACATCACCAAGCCGATCAGCCCGGCCGTTGTCCTGGCCCGGGTGCGTACCCATCTCGCCCTGCATAATCAGAATCTGGCCCTGGAGCGGAAGGTCGCCGAGCGTTCACGCGATCTGTACGAGACCCGTTTGCAGATCATCCGCAGGCTCAGTGTGGCCGCGGAGTACAAGGACAATGAAACCGGTCTGCACATTGTGCGCATGAGCGGCTATTGCCGCGCACTGGCCAAGGCATCCGGGTTGGATGACGAGGCCGCGGACCTGATCTACAGCGCGGCTCCCATGCACGACGTGGGCAAGATCGGCATTCCGGATCATATCCTGAACAAACCGGCCAAACTCGACCCGGACGAGTGGGAGATCATGAAAACCCACACGACCATCGGTGCGAAGATCATCGGCGAGCAGGACAACCGGCTCATGGTCATTGCCCGGCGTATCGCGCTGACCCACCACGAGCGTTGGGACGGAACGGGCTACCCCGAGGGCTTGGCGGGTGAGGACATTCCGCTGGAAGGGCGTATCGTGGCCCTGGCCGACGTGTTCGATGCCCTGACATCCAAGCGGCCCTACAAGGAAGCCTGGCCCGAAGACCAGGCGTGCGCCTACATGCGTGAGCAGAGGGGCAAACACTTCGATCCCCAGTTGACGGATCTCTTTCTGGACAACCTTGAGACCCTGCGCGAGATCAAGGCCAGCGTGGGCGAAGACGCGTTCGAGAATTAG
- a CDS encoding DEAD/DEAH box helicase: MENDTMHPDNGNETTETGPAPITFDTLPENLRQACERTGWDKLMPVQERAIPFLLDNQDVMVQARTGSGKTGAFVLPLVHKLDPSRHSCQALVMVPTRELAKQVAQEARMLVGDDIKVVAVYGGVGYKEQLDAFREGANLVVGTPGRILDHLMRRNLTLDDLKVLIFDEADRMLSVGFYPDMVEVKRYLPRNIDGAYMFSATFPPSVLRLAEEFMVKPQFLSLSSDEENVSAIAHQFVEVAAMGKERKLIKLIELENPTSAIIFSNTKRNVEFTAALLSQFGFDAEGLTSDLTQNKREALMTRIKAGQLRFLVATDVAARGIDIPELSHVFMMEPPEDPESYVHRAGRTGRAGATGTAITLVDVIQKMELERIAARFKIHFEEIKDPTEEDVTGIIEERLTAILEKKYRKLTNLQRERVSRFLPLAKKYAEDEESLALLAMLLDELYQPTLHGKPAAPETAPEPRRERPARERGGRNRKAEDKPRERRQERPARSEQPARSEKPARNEESARSEEPAHSEEPARREESDAPREQQAAKEQSRPPRSRSRRSPKPQSDRPAPEPKAVSEQLREAVSTEDDDATPKSKPKRRRRRRRRKPSGS; this comes from the coding sequence ATGGAAAACGACACAATGCATCCCGATAACGGGAACGAAACAACGGAAACCGGCCCCGCGCCGATCACCTTCGACACCCTGCCCGAGAACCTGCGGCAGGCCTGCGAACGCACCGGATGGGACAAGCTCATGCCTGTCCAGGAACGCGCCATCCCCTTCCTCCTCGACAATCAGGACGTCATGGTCCAGGCCCGCACCGGGTCCGGCAAGACCGGCGCCTTCGTGCTGCCCCTGGTCCACAAGCTCGACCCCTCGCGTCATTCCTGCCAGGCCCTGGTCATGGTCCCCACCCGCGAACTGGCCAAACAGGTCGCCCAGGAGGCGCGCATGCTGGTCGGCGACGACATCAAGGTCGTGGCCGTGTACGGCGGTGTCGGTTACAAGGAACAGCTCGACGCCTTCCGCGAGGGCGCGAACCTGGTGGTCGGCACTCCCGGCCGCATTCTGGACCACCTCATGCGCCGCAACCTGACCCTGGACGATCTCAAGGTCCTCATTTTCGATGAAGCGGACCGCATGCTCTCCGTAGGGTTTTACCCGGACATGGTCGAGGTCAAACGGTACCTGCCGCGCAATATCGACGGCGCGTACATGTTCTCTGCCACCTTCCCGCCCAGCGTCCTTCGCCTGGCCGAAGAGTTCATGGTCAAGCCGCAATTCCTGAGCCTGTCCTCGGACGAGGAGAATGTCTCGGCCATCGCCCACCAGTTCGTGGAGGTCGCGGCCATGGGCAAGGAGCGCAAGCTCATCAAGCTCATCGAGCTGGAAAACCCCACCTCGGCGATCATCTTTTCCAACACCAAGCGCAACGTGGAATTCACCGCCGCCCTGCTCTCCCAGTTCGGGTTTGACGCCGAGGGACTGACCTCGGACCTGACCCAGAACAAACGCGAAGCGCTCATGACCCGCATCAAGGCCGGTCAACTGCGCTTCCTCGTGGCCACGGACGTGGCCGCGCGCGGCATCGACATCCCGGAGCTTTCCCACGTCTTCATGATGGAACCGCCCGAGGACCCGGAGTCCTACGTGCACCGCGCAGGCCGCACCGGCCGGGCCGGAGCAACGGGTACGGCCATCACCCTGGTGGACGTTATCCAGAAGATGGAACTGGAGCGCATCGCCGCCCGGTTCAAGATCCACTTCGAGGAGATCAAGGACCCCACCGAAGAAGACGTGACCGGTATCATCGAGGAACGGCTGACTGCCATCCTGGAGAAGAAATACCGCAAGCTGACCAACCTGCAGCGCGAGCGGGTCTCCCGCTTCCTGCCCCTGGCCAAGAAGTACGCCGAGGACGAAGAGTCCCTGGCCCTGCTGGCCATGCTTCTGGACGAGCTGTACCAGCCCACCCTGCACGGCAAGCCCGCAGCGCCCGAGACCGCGCCCGAGCCCCGGCGAGAACGCCCCGCCCGTGAACGCGGCGGCCGAAACCGAAAGGCGGAGGACAAGCCCAGGGAACGACGCCAGGAGCGCCCCGCCCGGTCTGAACAACCCGCCCGTAGCGAAAAGCCCGCCCGTAACGAAGAGTCAGCACGTAGCGAAGAACCGGCTCATAGCGAGGAACCGGCCCGCAGGGAAGAATCCGACGCTCCCCGAGAGCAGCAGGCGGCCAAGGAACAGTCCCGTCCTCCCCGTTCCAGGAGCAGGCGTTCGCCCAAGCCGCAAAGCGACCGGCCCGCGCCCGAACCCAAGGCCGTATCCGAACAACTCCGTGAAGCGGTGTCGACAGAAGACGACGATGCCACGCCTAAGTCCAAGCCCAAACGGCGTAGGCGCAGAAGGCGGCGCAAGCCCTCCGGCAGCTAG